The Musa acuminata AAA Group cultivar baxijiao chromosome BXJ1-8, Cavendish_Baxijiao_AAA, whole genome shotgun sequence genomic sequence TCTTGCACATCTCCCTCATCACCTTGATATAttagaggagtaattgggtcacaatctattAATCCTTCAAAGTCTTGGCTGGTGTCTCCTTCAAATCCTCCAAGGTTTGATCCTTAAAGAAGATCATGTCTCTTCTTCTAAACACCTTTTGTTTTTCTGTATCCCAAAGTCTATAACCAAATTGATcatatgagtagccaagaaaaatatattctttttgtcttaccatctagcttgggccTCTTAATGTCTCGAacgtgtgcaaatgcacgacagccaaacactctcaaatgcctacaggaaacatctttccctgaccataatgctctgcaacatcaccatctaaggTTATAtagggtgataagttgatcacgtcAACTGCAATTCTCAAAGCCTCATcacaaaactttttgggtagcttggcctgtaaaagcatacatctgatctttttcatgatggtgtggttcatcctttctgcaattgcattatgctgaggtgtaccaaggACTATCATCTCATATTGGATGTCATGTGATATACAATAATCATCAAACAATCttatgtactcaccaccattatttgatcttatgcatttcaattgtttttctgtctcccttttaaactctagcatgaaactctttgaaaatattaataacttgatctttggttTTCATAGCATAGGTCCAAACTTTCATTGAAAAATCatttataaaagtgataaaataaagtgcaccactgatactaggaacattaacagatccactaggagtttttatccttaaatgaccaatatatatatgtataaacacggtctaaggcatgcatttttctagacaaagaaagaccagcaaatgaaactctgtgttgtttaccagccaaacaatcaatacaagggtttagaCGTGTACCTCTGAAGtctagcaatacctctctcttggaaagaactTTCAGtctcttctcgctcatgtgtcccaggcGCCAATGTcataactccatgctgaagtctttttctgtggcATTTAGttgctcaccacaagctttgaCTTGCaatctgtacaaagtatgacatttcttcccactagccataataagagagcccttactgagcttccattgcgctCTGTAAAATTTGTTATCCAAgttttcatcatctagcctttcaactgaaattaaattcaacttcaagccaaccacatgcctcacatccttaagcactaacttgcaaccaaggttggtctttatgtaGATATCACTCATCCCGATAATGTTTGTCATACCATAGTTACTCATATTtataacaccaaaattttcagacttgTAGGTAGCAAagagtagcatgataagaagcacctgtatcAATCACCCATTCGAGATCctgacacacaagaaaaaatatcattagaagtaaacaaaatcaaataattaccACCTTACACTGTAGCTGTGGTATTATTTTTTAACTCTGTAGGctccacttctttttcttttttcttactcttcttaggttgtttgtattgattcttgtaatgtcttTTCTCACCACAATTGTAACAAACAATTTCTTGTTCTTGACTTGCTTTTACCCATGCGTGATTCGCTTCTATCCTTAGATTTTGACATTCCTCTAttatctgagataagtgcttgtgaatcaatcTGAggtgttgctgaattctttcttctcaactcctcattcaacaaactatttGTTACTtggctcatagtgacaacaccatcaggtgtagaattactaagggaaaccgctagtgtctcctaactttttggcaatgaactgagaagtaacaatacctgtaactcatcatcaagagatattttcatagagatgataactggttagtgatactttgcatttcatttaaatattcagcaatagaagcgccatctttatattttaggttcacaagttttctgatcaagaaaatTCTGTTGTCAATCGTTTTTCGTTAATAGAGACCTTTCAACTTTTTTCAAATAGAGTATATAAAACTTTCAGGAGAaacatgatgaaatacattgttaTTGAGCCacgaataaacccaactgtttttcggtctaacctcttccactcatcatttgtcatagttgtggCCTTTGCATTATcctcttgcaaaggtccatataaatctttgcaatgcaAGAGATCTtacattcttggttttcatatcatccaattgtttccgattaagctaatcatgcgagaaacactacCCGTCTCCATGTTCGAATACAAAATTAAATGCCAccaaaaccttgctctgataccagttgataggATAAAAAGAGAATTTTGTATACGAACAAATACAAGTAGGTCGTAACacatagcggaattaaatgaaaatcacaatcaaataggacACCAAGATTTACGTAGAAAACCCCTCCAACATGAAAAGTACAAACCACGGGGCAAGCCAGagaaaatccactataagaataatgaatatacaaatcttagagtctcttgcccaaaacctaagcaacaatcacaagagaataattgggatacaaggattatgtcactatgcacaatatctaaaatctccccaAATGATCACAGCAAAAATCCACTataaatctgatctaacctgagatgggaATATTGCCTAAATGATTGAGAATAGCCTCTCCATTATCTTTGTTTACCCTAGCCGCCACACCTCTTGGTtaaaagagttagggtttaggtcAAAAGAGAAACGGTTTtaatcatggtatgcaatttcgaatggtaccacccggtacgggcgatatATACCAGTCCGACGGCATATCGGTACGcgaaccgcccgctaccggacagaccgtgctacagtgctacaataaGAGGAAATCGCTCGATAAACCCTAGTGTACCGTTCGGTACGTCCTGGTGTACCACTCGATACgttggtaccgtaccgtaccgagccaacctcgaaacgccggtacggtacagtattacatgccttggttttAATAGCTATGGGCTATGGATTATTAAAACTCACTATGGGCTGAACTAATGAGCTAAGTGCCCAACACTAATATATGTATTATTAATATACCATATGATTTATCTATGTATAATTAATACTTTTATGTGTTTGAGAAATACTTTTAAAGTAGATGATATCTCCGGTCATCTACAATAAATGCAGTAAAAATTTTTATGTATAGTTTCACATCTTAATCTTTTAAagtgaaagattttttttatatacattGACATTGTTTTGGATTTTGTTTGGCTCGGAAGAACATGCTGATACAGAAGTTATAAATGCTTAAGCATATGTGATTGTACATAAAACAATGTCCACAAAAGAATGTTACAGACCCCTTCAGTAAATGCTTAGGTAACTAGTTATTTTGTCAAaatctaatttatataaatatatgtatcatCAACTAATGTTGTTCTTTCATATAATGCATGTTGGCATTTAATTTTCTTCAGTATAAATTCAGCcattttttcttaatatcattgcATCTTTGGTTTGAGCTGGTCCTTTTTTTTACTTAGGTGCCTGTTAAGGATCTAATATTCTCGATGCTTCCCATAAGATGTCATAGGAGCAGCCGTATAGCTTGCATCAGACACTCTTCTGGTGAAAATTGGCAGGAGTGTGTGCCCTAGTGGATGCTTCTACAATTTCATCAGAAAGATTTATCTCCAAATGTATGTTTTCATGATATTGAAAGTTTTGCTTGAAAGGCAAGTGAAAGCTAGGTGGCATTCTGCAGTGCGTTGTCAATCCAGTACTGCCTAGAAGGCAATACTTTTGTTTGTCTTTAAGATAAAAAATCCAATTTTCCTGGCCCGGAACTAACCGAATTGTTGATCACATCATCGTAGATGGAACCAACTTATAGTTGATTTCCTTTATCTGTGTCCTTCCTCCAATTTCTTCTATTCCAACAGTCTTTTGGACTACAGAAGCAATTATATTTTTAGTTGTCTCCTTGCATGTGTTTTTTTTGTCCCACTGATGGTATGTCTTATTCGGTATAATTCATGTAACATGTTCATTTGACTTTCTATTTATAATCATGAAAAGACCAAACATATTGATTTATTCTCTCTTTACATATTTGTGGATGAACATGTTGGCTGAAAGATTTATGTAGTTCCGGCTGATAAGATCGTGTTTGATTGGCTAACCCTGTGGGTCCAGTAGTAGTAGGATCTCACCACTCCTAACATGGAGGACTCGAGTCAAACATGCATCAGTCTGTGTGATGTGTTTATTTTGGTAAGGATGGCTATGGCCAATGCATAGCTCTTGCAACATAGCTGATTAATAGATACAATACTCTTTGTCGTGGAAACTAAATTGCATCTGAAGCAATGAACTACAATTTCCTAAAATTTCAATCTGCTCTattggtgatttttttttttctgttctgcATATAGTAGCGGACAAAGTTGCATAGCTTATGGTTAGATGATGCTTTGCTAACATCTGTTGAGGATGAGCATTTAGACTATGGAGTGATTTGAAGTCCGCATGCACATCATTATTCTTGGAGAGTTTTTATGCAGGGAAAATTCTGATGGACGGAAATTCTGGCATGCCGTAGACAAGACCGAAGCCTTTTTTTGTATGAAGTTGGGGAGAATAGCATATTCTCAGTCATACTATCAGAACAAGATTTTACATAAACACATGGAAGGTACAAATTTGATCTGTGCCCTAACTTTGCTTCGTTCAATTATTTTTGCTGAGGCTGCATCGAAATTTCATTCAGACCTAACAGACCAGTGTGCCGCACATTATCGTTTAGTTTCCATGCTTGTGATCTGTATGCTGAGGCTTCTTGATTCTCATAAAGATGTCGTTATCAACTtgagttctaatccttcatgctgGGCATTTTGCTTCCGGTTGACATTTATTACATCTACTCCTTGTTCGAGTTGCAATATTATTATGACAAcgagtcttcttcttttttagctAAAAAAGAAAGCCTGCTTCAGAGCTTGGATGTTCTTGTAACAATAAATATCTCCCGTGAATCCCGAGAGCATCCATGCAcattttgtttctttctctttctcgagCCAAGTATCTCCATCATTTTGTCAAGCTTTAGGGTTTGGAATACCTCATTATCCGTCGCAGTCAATGGGTATGTTGTGTATACTCTTGTCGTGGTGCCGAAGATGAACTTTCATCCAATCCCTTCTTGATTGATTGCCTATAATAGTTGTGGGGTGGGATTTCCACTGCAGCAGCAGTCCGTTTTGAAGCCAGACCTTGTTTTTGTTGGTGGGGGAGTTGGGGGGAGCACTTAGTTCTCAGTGGGTATAGGCTGAAGTATATATATCACGTTTGATCCAAGCTTTGCTGCACTGCAAATTTGGAATCACGTTTGATTCAAGGCATTTAGGACACTAGTAATCTCATAATTTGTGGACTTTGAAAGAACCCTCGTATGATGCATAATTGCCTTAAACAATAAAGAAtaataacatatatttttttatcattcccCTACCGTTTGGTATTTTATGCCTAGAAACGGTACCCCCACCCACCACTCACCCATCCATTACCAACTCTCTCGGTGGTCACATCTCATGGCGTGTCCTTCGTGACGTACTTAAATTGTCTGTTGACCCCAGACAGACGAGGTTAACCAAGGAATCATCGATTGATCCTTGCGGCATTAGATGAATAACCTTCGCTTCTGAACCAAGCTTTCTTTCACTGCTAGCTGGGAAATGAACAGGCAAAATCCTAAACCTTCCTGTCCCTCGCTAAAGACGACACTGGCGGTGGCGAGTGCTGCTTCTCATATTGTAAGCAGTTGATGGCCCACAGTTTGACAGCCCTCCACTGGTCTTGCAGTAGTGTGGCTTGGTACACGAAATATCATAGCAACAATTTCACACCTAAACAATCCCTGAAGGATTCAGATCACTTGTGGGGCAATAATTGAAGAAAGCAGCAACACATGGTGAGGACAAAGATGACATGAGAACCAAAGCTTGCAATTTAATATTTCAAGGCCATCAGTACTCCCAACCTAAGTCCAAGGATCTGCAGAAAATCCAATCCTAACGAACACAAATGGAGTTCCAAGATCAATCGAACAAAATTCACCAACCACTCGTGAGAAGCTCAAGCTGCGTTCTCCTTTTTTAGCTTGGCCAGCTCCTGCCTGATAGCACCTCCTCTCTGAACAAATATATACGAGGATGGACTTGTCAGCATGATGCCCAAAAGAAGATATACAAGTTAAAAGGAAACAATGGGTGAGCTATAGACCTTAATCTTTGCCAGCATGACCTTGAACCTGTCAAAGTCATTTAGCGAAGCTCTCCTCTTCTGCACGATTAGCTTCCTGCCCCACGAACTGTTCTCCCATTTGTTCTTCAcatctgcagcagcagcagcagtacatGAGTTATTATAACCACAGAACTAATGTTAATCCACCAATGAACGAGGAAAATCAATTATCTTACCAGCAGCCTCCATGGCACTGATAAGGGTCTTCTTTTTGGGAACTCGTGGTATGTCGATCTTTATATCAGTGAGAGAAAGCCTCTTGAAGTTCATTTGGCCACGTACCATGTCAGGAGCATCAACCAAGGCCTAAAAGTTGCGGCAGATGCAGGTGAAAGACCAATTATCAACTCATGCCTTAAAAACTCGAGATCCTCACCGCAGTTAAAAAAAGGTAAGTAGCATTGCATGTCTTGCGACCAGTGAAATAAAGTATGCAAGTATTTAGAATTTCAAGACAAAATATCATGTAGCCACATAAATAATATTGAATCTGTCTTGTATCCAAGACTCCAACAAATATAATATAAGTTTGCATGCACCGAGACATTGGTGATATGCAATTGACACAGTATATATGCCTTAACTAGTCTACCAAATACTAGATAAATACTTCGAAATAAAAACAATCTTATATGATTCTAAGGAAAATGGTCATAATTGAGAGAATATGAATAATAAATTCAATTGGCTTAAAGCCCAAACTTAGACTGCAAAGACAGATGCACAATAAAATGTTTTGGAACCTGATACAATTCTGTTGATATTTCAGCAAATATAGTGTTGAGCATCTAGACAGCCATTGCAATAAAAGTTTAAGTGCAAGCGAACTGAGAATATCGGATACATATCTTGGAGAGTAATACAAGATACAGCCACTAGCGTAAGCTCACATGTTAAATCAGATGGAAACTCGCTCAATGTTAAACAAAAAACATGTTCCAAGAGAAGCTGTAAAATCTGTGGAGATATAGTGTGCAGCACAAGCAAACATAAAGAATAAACAAACAGCAGGAGGACACTCAATCGGGCAGAAGAACACTAGCACTTCACTCTGTAATTCTTATGGACATTGTTGAGGTTCACAAGAAAAGCCCCATACTCTCCTCTAGTTATTCATACACTGATAGGTCCGCGTCTTGTGCACTTACAGATCACCACTTTGTTTCCATTTGGTGAAAGTACCTAATTTATGGAGTGAAGGGAGTCACATTTTACAATTACAAAGTGTTTCACTAACTTAAGGATTTAAATGCTATTAatctaaattataatattatttgtgCAGAGCTCATCAGCGGAAAAAGATCTATGTCCTCAACCCTAAATAGCGGGCATAAGCTTAAAGATTAAAATGCTCTACTTGACTATATGGCAGCAAAATAGCCATGTATCTAACACCCCAAGTAGTTGGGACATTGCAGCTTGTTGTTATTGTCATTGTCCTGAAGTGTTTCACTAGTTTGGTTGAAGCTATCGCTAAACTGCACCAAAATAATATGTTCATTTAGGAAAGAAGAGAGTCGAGGAAATGATCCCAACACCCATACGTTCTTCTATACTTTGAGAAAATCTCATTGTGGGAACAAACACCCTCTACTAGTATCAGCATGCCGCTCTCCATCACGCAGAAAGACAATGTAATAAAGCAACAAAATCGATGAAAATAACAGATTTTGACGAACGAGAAGAGTATTAGTCCTTTCGAGACCCCTAAAGTCAGCCCTAGATGTTTGATTACGTCCAAAATCGAAGCTTTCTCACAATCAAGAGAAGGAATGCGTACTCTGTTCTGATCGATCACGTCAACGATGACGACAAGCCTGCCGTATTCCTTTCCGTAGTTCACGAGGGCAACCCTGCCGATCTCCACATATCGCTTGAACGGCTACAGGATCACCGGAAAAACACACAGCCAGATCAGCTCAAGAGCAAAGCAAGAGCATTAGATTAGAACGAGGGGCTGAGATGCAATGCAAGAGACCAACGAATCGAGGAGAAAAAAGGCGGTAAGATTCCTCACCATCTTGCGGGCGACACAGAGAGACAAGAGACCGAGAACGTCCGCCGCAGTCGATGGGAGCGAACAAACGGGACGGCAAAAAGAGGGATCGGCGGGTTCACATGCGTATCAGTATATATCCATCCAACCATTAGGGGTTTTGATGCAGCTCCGGTGACCGTCCGATCTAGGGCACAATGATCAGTACGGGAATGCCGCTGCCTCCGCTTATAATTCAAATACAAATACAAATACGGATATTAATTACTTTTTGTATATAAATTTGGTCCAAAAGCAAATATTCATAACATTATTAATTATCATTTAATATTTAAATGCCAATTCATAGACCTATTTTTCCGCCCGAATTCGTCTCGAATTTGATTTGAGCGAGTTGAATAGACCCTTGTGTCGAAAACTCGATCTGCTTCCATATCTGGTCGAGCCGGTTCGAGGCAATTTCTTGAACATCTCGAGTCGTATATAAACCTAATCGAGACTTGAAGGTTTGATTCGAACCTTTCGGACCGGACATCTATCTCGACGCATTACGTTTCTTACGATTCGTCGAACCGCCCAACCGTCGTTATTGGAGAGATCATCGAGCACAATGTGGGACCTCTTCGTTTTAAATTCTCCACGCGAACGTGGTGTCACGACGCCGCTATGATGCCTTTGTTTACACCCTCAAACCCGACTCCTCGATTCCTTTCCCCGCATTGGTGTCGGCGATCCCTATAAATGCATAGCCTCCGATGCTCTTAGTCTGCTTGATCTGAGAGTCTGGGAGGAGGAGAACGAGAAGAGGCGGTTCCGTCGGAGAAATTTTCTGGGAGTCGGTTAGTTCTTGACAGATCACCCCTGAGAActtgtctttttcttttaatttgccATTGGATCTGGAATAATGGTCGGATCTTTGGTAGTTCTTTTGATGTATCTGAAACAAAAGGATGGGATTCTTCAGAAGGATCTATGTAGGATCATGTAGATTAGCTTGTCTGAGATTGCTTTCTTATCCCTTTAATGCGTGCATTAGGTTTAAGCTCGTCGAGTCATTGATTCCTAACAAGATCTCAGATCGAGAACGGTGTGGTGCTTGATTCTGTTCTAACATTCTCTTATTTTGGTTGCTTTTTTTCCGGgacgatttgtcattttgtgtgatCTTGAACATTTGAATGCTAGTTCTGATGGGCCGTGCTCGGCTGTTAGCAACCGTTCCACGAGTTTGCTTGGATTGGAATTTGATAGGATGATTCTGATATTTGGATCGGATCGGTTGCCTTTGTCACTAGTTAACGATCCGACGAGGTCTAGTATTGAGTTTGGGCTTTTTGCTTGTACCGATTGAGCAACATGCTGTTCTAAAGTTTTGTTTATCGTGTGATTTTAATAGGTTGAAGGATCGGCGTGTAGAGATGGCGGGGACCGTTTTCACTCCCTCGCTGGAAGGAATGAAGCATGTCAAGTCAGAGAATGGAGTAATATTAACAAAGCCATTTCTTGATGTGTGCAAGCTTATTCTGCCAGTTCTAGGTAATTGGCTCGTTCTGCTCGTCTATTTATGCCTTATCATCATTTTCACCTATGGTAAGTGTCTAGTTAAAGCTGGTTATGTTGTTATTGGAAAGACACGGACCTGATTCTGATGATAGGTTTGCAAGAAATTCATCACAGATATTGAACAGGCTGTTAGGAGAACATCCATATAATGATATTCATTTATGTTGTAATTTGTCTACTTGAGCACAATGGCTTTTATCTGCGTTGTGTGACTTTTAGGTACTCACTAATATTTGCTCGGTTGTTCAGGTTGCCCCATTTTCTTTACCTAAAAACTGTGCTCAATTGATCCTCTAAGCGACTGGCATATGCTTTACAATAGAAATCATGGACCGATAAGAAAACACCATAATAAAAGCTTGAGCATCAGCAAATCCACCATGCTTTACTGTAGTAATCCTTAGTTATTCCTTTGCATAACATAATACACTTTTATATCATATAAATCCTGTTCTTAGAATAGAAATTCTGCTACTTCTCTAAGCTCTGTGTGAAAGCAATTTATTAACTCCAACTTTATTCTCTTGGAACTTATTGACAAGGGTTTGTCTGCTTACCAAATATTTTGAGGCATCAATCATCTTAatgttgattcttttttttttttccagaacgTTTTATCTTAAAATGCATATCTCTTTGATATTGTTTTTAATTTTTAGTTTGGTATTGCCAGATAAGTTTGGAGCAGCTATGTCTATTGTCAAGTCTGATATAGGGGGTAATATTACGGTAAGAAATGTGTATTCTTTTGTTTCCTTTACTAATAAGTTAGGATTTTCAGGTTTTCGTTTAATAGGATATCATGATGTTGCTTCTCCAAGTCCCAATTGTCTTCTCTTCTTCCCTATGATATGCTTATTTGGCAATGACTAGTTGGTCCAGCATAGCTTTTGAAATGAAAtttaatgaaaaatatattatttggtaAAATACTTTGTTTGTCTTCTTTCTTTTGCATCGCTTGCATGTATTCACTGGTTTACTTTGCAGAGGCTGGAAACGAAATATAATTCTGATCCATCAAAGTTTGAACACTTGTACAGTATGGTGCAAGTTGAAGTCGAAGCTAAAACAGCAAAAGGTTCTTCCAGCTGTACCAATGGGCTTCTGTGGTTGACGAGGTGAGTTGCTTGGTTCATTTCTGGTAGGGTTTAATCTCGCACTGTGTTATGCATACATGTATAGATCATAATTTGTGCATAAAGATACGTGCAAAAGAGTGTATAATATGTGGGGTACCAGGCATCCAACTCATTCGTCATGGTGCTGGATTGCAAGTGCTCTTCAAATTTTATTCGGACATTGCTGTGATGATCAGCTTGACCAATTGAAGCTGGCCTTGACTATTATGCATTGTATAGAGGAGAATGCCTCAGCAACAGTTCATGACAGTAAAAGGTCATAGGAAAACTTATAATTCACTTAGTTTGTGAACTAAGAAACAACTCTCACTACCTATACTACAAGGAATATTGATGAGGATGAACATGTTTACCAGCTGTGTCATCCGCAAATGCCTGAATGTTGAGATTTGTGGAGATATGTAGTCCCAGGAACTTCTCCTCAGAGAAACCATATATGAACGCAATTTGATATTGGTCGTTCTTCAGTAGTGAATTTAAACACAGTTCATCTTTGAGAACTGAACTTTACATTTTAACTCTGGTAGTGCCTCTATTTTTTTTTACCTTCATTTTTCATATCATAGAACCTTGAGAGGGTTATATTTGTCTTGTTCAATTTTTATGAAAGACTCTTATCCCTCGTAGGTAAATTGGCAAGCTAAGCATTGACATAAACGTATCCAATACAATAGAGTGTTTTTATGTCTGAATTATGGTTTCTGCTTCTTTTGCATATCTAAACATTATATTGACTGAAAACTGTGAAATTTGGAAAGTTTATCTGTCAAAGGAAATAAAGTTAAAATAGTTCGACAAATAAACACATTCCATTTAGTGTAATCAGAATACATATGGATATGTCCATAGGACTTGGCTTTTGCAAATCATCCTGAACAAGTCATCATCAATATTGCCTTTTTGTCGAACTTTTCTGAGTTCATAATAATTTCCTTGTTATGGTAAATAACAGCAGGACTTTTATGCATGCACTTGTCTTCCAGAGCAATGGACTATCTGGTGGAGCTATTCCGGAACTTGCTAGATCATCAAGACTGGATCATGTCACAAGTTTGTACTGATTCCTATAACAAGACTTTAAAGAAATGGCATGGGTGGCTTGCAAGTTCCAGCTTTACGGTAATGTGTTGTACATGGCATGTATCTTTTAACAACGATTAAGTTTAAAGCAGCTAATCTATTGAATGAGTAGGAATAGGACATACATGGTGTTTCTCTTAGCACTTGTAAGTTAGAAGCATCTTACATGTCAAATATATATGTTAGTTATGCTTGTTGTCTCTTGATCCATCCATCTTTGACGTTTACTTAGAGCTATGAGGGAGAGAGATTCTATGACCGTAGACACATCGTACTAGATTAAACTCTTCTCTGAGGGAGAGAGATTATATAACATAATGGCATTGAACTTGTACACCTTATTACTAGTTTTCATTACTGTGTGCTATCAACTTTTGTTTCTCGTTTCTGTTTGGAACCGGATTATCCTTTTCAGAACCTGCAAGCATGCTCTGCTGTTTCAACTCCAAAGATTTCATGAACAAAAAATAACTAGGACGGAAGCCTTTTGATCATTTTAAAAGTCCCTACTGTCTCTATGACCAGTTAAGTTGGTTGCAGGTTGCTATGAAACTTGCTCCTGATCGGAAGAAATTCATGGAGGTTATTAGTGGATCGGGTGACATCAATGCTGACATGGAGAAATTTTGCACAACCTTTGCCCCTCTTCTAGCAGAGAACCACAAGTTCCTGGTAAGAACCCTACGATCGATAGCCTCAGTTGCTGGTGCTCGAGTAAATGTTCATCGAGGGAGAAACTTGTTTGCTCTAACTGCAGGCGAGCGTGGGTCTAGATGATTTGAAGGCATCTTGATGCAA encodes the following:
- the LOC135587579 gene encoding large ribosomal subunit protein eL14z-like, with protein sequence MPFKRYVEIGRVALVNYGKEYGRLVVIVDVIDQNRALVDAPDMVRGQMNFKRLSLTDIKIDIPRVPKKKTLISAMEAADVKNKWENSSWGRKLIVQKRRASLNDFDRFKVMLAKIKRGGAIRQELAKLKKENAA
- the LOC103994977 gene encoding glycolipid transfer protein 1 isoform X1 gives rise to the protein MGFFRRIYVGSCRLACLRLLSYPFNACIRFKLVESLIPNKISDRERSDGPCSAVSNRSTSLLGLEFDRMILIFGSDRLPLSLVNDPTRLKDRRVEMAGTVFTPSLEGMKHVKSENGVILTKPFLDVCKLILPVLDKFGAAMSIVKSDIGGNITRLETKYNSDPSKFEHLYSMVQVEVEAKTAKGSSSCTNGLLWLTRAMDYLVELFRNLLDHQDWIMSQVCTDSYNKTLKKWHGWLASSSFTVAMKLAPDRKKFMEVISGSGDINADMEKFCTTFAPLLAENHKFLASVGLDDLKAS
- the LOC103994977 gene encoding glycolipid transfer protein 1 isoform X2 — its product is MAGTVFTPSLEGMKHVKSENGVILTKPFLDVCKLILPVLDKFGAAMSIVKSDIGGNITRLETKYNSDPSKFEHLYSMVQVEVEAKTAKGSSSCTNGLLWLTRAMDYLVELFRNLLDHQDWIMSQVCTDSYNKTLKKWHGWLASSSFTVAMKLAPDRKKFMEVISGSGDINADMEKFCTTFAPLLAENHKFLASVGLDDLKAS